DNA from Algisphaera agarilytica:
GCACGCCGGGCAGGTTGGTTGGGTTAGAGTTTGAACGCCTCTTGGAGGATTTCTTCCTGTTCGACGGCGTGGGCGGCTTTGCTGCCGGTGGCGGGGCTGGCGGACGGCGGGCGGGTAATGCGTTCCATGTGCCAGCGGTGCAGCAGCTCGTGGCCGTAGCCGCCCTTGAGGAACTGCCAGGCGCCCATGTTGCGGGGCTCTTCCTGGACCCAGTGCACGACCATGTCGTCGCCGTAGGGTTCGAGCGCCGCGGTGAGTTCGGTCACGGGGAACGGGTAGTACTGTTCGAGGCGGAGGATGGCCACGTCGTCACGCTCGAGCTTCTCGCGGCGGGCGATCAGGTCGTAGTAGATCTTGCCGGAGCAGAGCAGGAGCTTCTTGGCCTTGTCGGGGCCGACGTCGGGGTCGCCGATGACGCGTTGGTAGACGTTGGGCTTGTCGTCGGTGCCGGGGGCGAGGTCTTCCCAGGCCGAGACGCAGCGCGGGTTACGCAGCAGGCTCTTGGGGGTCATCACGATCAGCGGCTTGCGCCACTTGCGGACGACCTGGCGACGCAGCAGGCGGAACATCTGGGCGGGCGTCGAGGGCTCGGCGACCTGGATGTTGTCCTCGGCACACTGGTTGAGGAAGCGTTCGAGGCGGGCCGAGGAGTGCTCGGGGCCTTGGCCTTCCATGCCGTGGGGCAGCAGCATGACGATGCCGCTGAGGCGTTTCCACTTGTCCTCGGCACTGGAGATGAACTGGTCGATGATGACCTGGGCGCAGTTGACGAAGTCGCCGAACTGAGCTTCCCAGATGGTCAGGCCGCAGGGGTAGTCGAGCGAGTAGCCGTAGTCGAACCCGAGCACGCCCGCCTCGGAGAGCGGGGAGTTGATGATGTCGATCGGGGCCTGGTCTTCGCTGAGGTGTTGCAGCGGCGTGTAGGTGGTGCCGTCGTCTTTCACGTCGTGCAGCACGGCGTGGCGGTGGCTGAAGGTGCCGCGCTGCGAGTCCTGGCCGGAGATGCGGACGCGGTGCCCTTGCACGCAGAGGCTGGCAAACGCCAGCGACTCCGCGGCGGCCCAGTCGAGCGGGCGCTTGCCGTCGACGATCTCGTTCTTGAGCCGCAGGAGCCGCTTGAGCTTGGGGTGGAGGTTGAAGTCTTCGGGGAGCTGGGTCTGCTTGTGCAGCATCTCCTTGAGCGACACCAAATCGACGCCGAGATCCGGGTCGTGGGCGTCTTTTTCCAGGCCGCCGGTGTAGCCCTGCCACAGACCTTTGGGCTTGGCGGTGGGCTGCTTGAAGTCGTCCGACCGGGCCGCGGTCAGCTCTTTCTCAAGCAGCTCGGTGCGTCGAGTGGCGATGCGTTTGGCGTCGTCGTCGCTGACGCCGCCGAGCTGTTTCAGGCGTTCGAGGTAGGCCAGGCGGACGGTCTGGCGTTGGTCGATCTGCTTGTACATCTTCGGCTGGGTGTAGCTGGGCTCGTCGCCTTCGTTGTGGCCCCGGCGGCGGTAGCAGTACATGTCGATGATGACATCGCGTTTGAATTCGAATCGGAACTCCATCGCGAGCTGGACCACCTGGGCCACGGCCTCGGGGTCTTCGCCGTTGACGTGGAAGATCGGGACCTGCAGCATCTTGCCGATGTCGGTGCAGTAGCGCATCGAGCGGGAGTCGCGTGGCGCGGTGGTGAAGCCGATCTGGTTGTTGACGATGACGTGGACGGTACCGCCGGTGTGGTAGCCCTCGAGCTGGGAGAGGTTGAGCGTTTCCTGGACCACGCCTTCGCCGGCAAACGCGGCGTCGCCATGGATGAGCAGGCCCAGGCCGACCTCGCCGCGGGTGGGGGCTTGGGCGCGGTCCTGCTTAGCGCGAAGCCGGCCGAGCGCGACCGGGCCGACGTATTCGAGGTGCGACGGGTTGAAGCACAGCGACAGGTGGATGTTCTTGCCGCCGCGGGTGCGCCAGTCGCCGGAATAGCCCATGTGGTACTTCACGTCCCCCCCGCCGATGTGCAGCATGGGGTCGGCGTCTTCGAACTCGCGGAAGATGCGCTGCGGACTCTTGCCCAGGATGTTGGCGAGCACATTCAGCCGGCCGCGGTGGGCCATGCCGATGACGATCTCTTTGGTGCCCTGTTCGCCGGCTTTCTCGAACGCGAGGTCGAGCAGCGGGATCAGCGATTCACCGCCCTCCAG
Protein-coding regions in this window:
- a CDS encoding 2-oxoglutarate dehydrogenase E1 component — encoded protein: MVEPDHSFPDSANLAYVEAMYNDYLDDPTSVDASWHQLFSQWGMNTGRRVGTSLKPRGLFDVGGAPATNGHATTNGHAHTNGKAPTPSQHPAAGDASSLQHRVDMLVRNYRVRGHIAAHLNPLAASTEVPDELQPGYYGFTEADYDRPFSFTSTVPGDKVRTLRDIIDQMTHTYCGSVAAQFMHIDDLEVRQWLQRRMESTENTVKLTRKEQIRILTRLTDAVIFEEFIQRKFIGAKSFSLEGGESLIPLLDLAFEKAGEQGTKEIVIGMAHRGRLNVLANILGKSPQRIFREFEDADPMLHIGGGDVKYHMGYSGDWRTRGGKNIHLSLCFNPSHLEYVGPVALGRLRAKQDRAQAPTRGEVGLGLLIHGDAAFAGEGVVQETLNLSQLEGYHTGGTVHVIVNNQIGFTTAPRDSRSMRYCTDIGKMLQVPIFHVNGEDPEAVAQVVQLAMEFRFEFKRDVIIDMYCYRRRGHNEGDEPSYTQPKMYKQIDQRQTVRLAYLERLKQLGGVSDDDAKRIATRRTELLEKELTAARSDDFKQPTAKPKGLWQGYTGGLEKDAHDPDLGVDLVSLKEMLHKQTQLPEDFNLHPKLKRLLRLKNEIVDGKRPLDWAAAESLAFASLCVQGHRVRISGQDSQRGTFSHRHAVLHDVKDDGTTYTPLQHLSEDQAPIDIINSPLSEAGVLGFDYGYSLDYPCGLTIWEAQFGDFVNCAQVIIDQFISSAEDKWKRLSGIVMLLPHGMEGQGPEHSSARLERFLNQCAEDNIQVAEPSTPAQMFRLLRRQVVRKWRKPLIVMTPKSLLRNPRCVSAWEDLAPGTDDKPNVYQRVIGDPDVGPDKAKKLLLCSGKIYYDLIARREKLERDDVAILRLEQYYPFPVTELTAALEPYGDDMVVHWVQEEPRNMGAWQFLKGGYGHELLHRWHMERITRPPSASPATGSKAAHAVEQEEILQEAFKL